In Thermovirga lienii DSM 17291, the sequence AGGAAGCTCCTATGTTGTAATAAAGTGCCGGATTCCCGGTGTCCACTGAAAGGCCTTCGCTGAGTACCTCCAGGGCTTCCTTGGGCCTTCCCATGACGTTTAGGATACTGCCTAGGTTCAGATAAGATCCAGAGTAATCGGGCCTAAATTTTATTGCATATCTATAAGCCTCTTCCGCCTCCTTGAGCATATCAAGGCGCTGGTAGGCTACCCCCAAGTTGTAATAGGCCACTGCTGATTCGGGGTCGGCCTTCACCGCTAGCCTGAACGCCGCAGCAGCCTTTTTGAAGTTGCCGCTCTGTGCTGCAGAAAAACCTATCTTCATGTACTCCTCAAAGGTTGCAGCCAGAAGGGGATGGGAACCCAAAAACAAAAACGCCATCAAAAGGAGAAACAAAGCATATTTTCTCGAATACAATGAATTCACCTACTTTTTAGATTCTGCATAATATATCTAGAAATTTATCATTTTAAGCTCCTAAAAACAAGAAACAAAAAAGATGAAGTAGCGGCAAAAAGTTCATCCCTCAGCGTGGGAGAAAATAATTTTTCTTCAGGTAGCTGGGGCTATATCAATATTTACCCAGCTCTTTGTTGGGGAGGTAACACTCAGCAAAAGGTAGTTTTAAAAAGGCCAAAAAAATAAAGATCTGACTCAAAATAACAAAATAAGGGGAGCCTGGGTTAACCAAAAGACTCCCCTTATTTCATGCCTGAAACTGCGTCAGGTTATATTATGCAAAGACCTCTCGGATGATCTCCAAAGCCTGGTCGATCTCTTCCTTGGTTATGACCAAAGGAGGAGCGAACCTGATGATCCAGTCATGGGTCTCCTTGCACAGGATGCCTCTGTCCTTAAGGGCCGTGGTGTACTTCCTGGCCTTGCCGGCGGATTCATTGAGCACCACGCCAATCAAAAGTCCCTTCCCTCTGACCTGTTTGATCTTTGGGGAGTTGATCGCCTTTAAGCCGGCCATGAAATACTCTCCCATCTCCTTGGCTCTCTCCGCCATGTTCTCCTCAAGGAGGACATCGATGGCAGTCATTGCAACGGCACAGGCGAGGGGATTGCCACCGAAGGTGGAACCATGGCTTCCTGGCTCGAATACGCCCAGCACGTCCTTGTTGGCCGCTACGGCAGATACGGGCATCACGCCACCACCCAAGGCCTTACCCATGATTATGATATCGGGATCTACATCCTCATGCTGGAAGGCAAAAAGCTTTCCGGTCCTGCAGAAACCGGTCTGTATCTCGTCCACGGCAAGGAGGACGTTGTTCTCCTTCGCCAGCTTCTCAAGGCCCTTGAGGAAGCCGTCACTGGGAACTACCACGCCAGCTTCACCCTGGATGGGCTCTACCAATATACCGACGGTGTTCTTATTGATCGCCTTTTC encodes:
- a CDS encoding ornithine aminotransferase (PFAM: Aminotransferase class-III~TIGRFAM: ornithine aminotransferase~COGs: COG4992 Ornithine/acetylornithine aminotransferase~InterPro IPR005814: IPR010164~KEGG: tai:Taci_0029 ornithine aminotransferase~PFAM: aminotransferase class-III~SPTR: Ornithine aminotransferase;~TIGRFAM: ornithine aminotransferase) encodes the protein MAKYTSQELMEMEHKYGAHNYHPLEVVISKAEGIWVEDPEGRRYMDMLSAYSAVNQGHRHPRIIQALKEQADILTLTSRAFFNDRWPLFAKKLAELTGKDMVLPMNTGAEAVETAIKTMRKWGYRVKGVEKDKAEIIVFEQNFHGRTTTIISFSVDPVAKDDYGPYTPGFVIVPYDDLEAVEKAINKNTVGILVEPIQGEAGVVVPSDGFLKGLEKLAKENNVLLAVDEIQTGFCRTGKLFAFQHEDVDPDIIIMGKALGGGVMPVSAVAANKDVLGVFEPGSHGSTFGGNPLACAVAMTAIDVLLEENMAERAKEMGEYFMAGLKAINSPKIKQVRGKGLLIGVVLNESAGKARKYTTALKDRGILCKETHDWIIRFAPPLVITKEEIDQALEIIREVFA